The following is a genomic window from Amphiura filiformis chromosome 4, Afil_fr2py, whole genome shotgun sequence.
CCTGGCTATGCTACTCTATTTGAGGTAGACACCCGAAGCCATCTATGAGGAAAACTCAAAAGCTCTCAATTACGACAGAAAAAATTAATTCTCTTCTATTCAGTAAATAATGCAGGGTTACCAAATGCAGATTGGTGGCAAGATCCAGCGATGGACGCTTTCTATGACGTTATGGATGTAAACTTCTTTGGATGTGTCAGAATGACAAAAGCTGTAGCCCCAACCATGAAAGCTCAACGCAGTGGCAAAATTCTTCAGATATCAAGTGTTGTTGGATTTAAAGGTAAACGAAATAAGTTGGCCAACATTTGCAAACTTGCCCCAAAATGCATAGAATTGCATAAAAGTTCACAGCATTGCCTCACTCGAACTTTCCTAAACTTAACTCAAAGAAGATCATTGCTAACTTTGCAATGATTCAAACTTCctctaaaatctttttttttaaatcatcttGTGGTTGAGTTTAaacaattttgtaacattttgagcACTTTTATGCAatctttattaattaattttgacCGACTTTAAAGCAGCTGGCGAAACCTCGCAAAACCATCAAACTGGCTCTTCTAGCAGATTTCAACTtgatacaccccctgataaattttgtgactaattttgcatttttctcaaaaaacaactacacactggtaacaaaagttatgtataatttaggggcaaggaattcaattacttaactgaaatttcagtgagtcaagacaagtggttcatataTGTTgacaaatgaggtacattctagtggtacctcttttcttatcataaataacgtacgtACCACTTGTATTAAGTCACTGAAACTCCAGTGTATTCAGGAAGAACTATATACGTTAAGGGTAgacgacgtattgttggtcgaagcagccaaaaaatgaATGTTcaatatttaaatcaatatattattgaaaaataacactttgatgttttgcaaaagttaattctacaaatcatatactttgaaaacgtgcttgatttattgttgttaatgagttatgtacgttttacaaaagtgttgttgttttagccctctttacaacataactcaggaaccacaggacctacaaaagtatatttgtgatatttgaattcttctacacgctcgctatgacatgatcaatgcaaattttcccaaagctcactaccattcgcaagattctgtgaactaccaaatcgcaacagtttaaattaGTTGCTAACTTTAATGCATATAACTCAGGAAGTCTTCATCCTATACGATTTTCTTTTGTTCATTTGTTTCAGCTGTACCACTTCTTCAGCAATATATATCTTCCAAGTTTGCTTTGGAAGGATTCAGTGAATCAATAGCTCCACCATTGCGAAAATTCAACGTATGGTATGTCAGTATTTTACTTAAACATGTATTATAGTTAAAAACAAAACGTTCTTGTAATTTCCTGATATATTTGCTAAAGAAACAACAGAAAAAGTAGGTCAAACGAAGTGACATATTATGATAAAAACGAGAGAGGAGCAGAAGacaagaacaaaaacaaacaaacaaacaaacaaacaaacaaacaattaattcAATGAAACCAACTACACTGCCCTTATGAGTTGTTGTTTTCTCCTTTAcctacattttgaattttaaaaattggttATTCAATCAAACGACATGTTAATTTCAGTATAAATTATACCATTTTCCATATTGGTGTCTCCAATATTATGTAACATCAAAACTGGTGTTAGAACAAAATGCACGAATATGAATGGTTTAATAATTGCTATAATGCAATATGGTGTTTAACCATAACccccataaataccacaaagtACCAAAATGACAACCACCGCACATACAtgaatcccacgtgatgcgatgacacaatcaccctaagtgctatatgctcagggaatcgctggccgggctaGCGCAACCCCTGTAGCTATCGGCCGGTGATAGTGTGCTTAGCACTCGAGGGGTGTAAGGTTCGAAACCGGGGGGTACTAagagacttctttgttcatcttctctccttttgcctttcttctttaacttccgacagcaaaaagcagtgttcagtGTTGACAAAAAATTATTCAAAAGAACACAAAAATCACTCTCAGGAATCGTATGGAATGATTTTTGCATAAAATGCCAAGGTCATAATGAAAAGATATGATTCTACTGAATATTCTTGTGCAACTTTTTGACAGGGTGTCCGTGATCGAACCAGGAACTGTGGTCACACCTATGCTGCAGCTTTTCGGCAATGACACTGTTCGCGCGCAGCAGGCGGTAATTGACAGCTGGACCAATTGCCCAGAAGAGGAAGCTACTATTACCAAGAAGATGGTGACAGAAAATCCAGATATTGTACTTGGTACCGAGATGCAAAGTATTGACGACATCGCGAAGCTGGTAGAAGATGTTATATTGTCCCCCGAACCAGACTTTCGTTATCAAACATCAGAAACAGTGAAAGAATTTGCACGACAGAGATTCGTAGATCCGTCGGGGAATGAGATCATGAACAGTTGGTTAAAGCAGTAAAAGTGATCAGCTAATAGTAAAAAAACTTAATAAAAAATCTTAAGCCtattgtacagggtgagtcaaaaaaagtgcaatagagaaaataatccatttttatttaag
Proteins encoded in this region:
- the LOC140150422 gene encoding retinol dehydrogenase 8-like, with product MAAQIVIITGCSKGIGQGIALTLAKDPQRRFKVYATMRNIATNQDDTKIKAGSYYDDTLFIQELDVTKQETIDKTTEEIFEKEGRIDVLVNNAGLPNADWWQDPAMDAFYDVMDVNFFGCVRMTKAVAPTMKAQRSGKILQISSVVGFKAVPLLQQYISSKFALEGFSESIAPPLRKFNVWVSVIEPGTVVTPMLQLFGNDTVRAQQAVIDSWTNCPEEEATITKKMVTENPDIVLGTEMQSIDDIAKLVEDVILSPEPDFRYQTSETVKEFARQRFVDPSGNEIMNSWLKQ